A genome region from bacterium includes the following:
- a CDS encoding MFS transporter, with protein sequence MKQLKSEHIPPTVIALGLVSFFTDLSSEMIYPLLPVFLASVLGAGAFSLGLIEGVAEATAAILKIVSGYLTDRSGKKKPFILAGYSLSSSVRPLIGLATAWPVVLVLRFMDRVGKGIRTSPRDTLIAEVTESGFRGRAYGFHRAMDHAGAVFGPLAAVLLLKGFGLSLRWVFLLSAFPAVMVIVIILFFVREKETDPGGASPQKGPVKGETDQRAALGSGFRLFLLAVITFTLGNSTDAFLLLRLNMAGVGAAGAAVLWAIFHVVKMASTYAGGRLSDSLGRKSMIIAGWAYYAGIYLLFAYLQGRMALITVFLLYGLYFGLTEPAERALVASFAPQALRGKAFGYYHGAIGLASLPSSLIFGLIWQRWGYQYAFIMGAGFALLGCALVQAAASARAAG encoded by the coding sequence TCTGAGCACATCCCGCCAACCGTTATCGCCCTTGGACTGGTCAGTTTCTTTACTGACCTCTCAAGTGAGATGATCTATCCTCTTCTGCCGGTATTTCTTGCCTCGGTGCTCGGAGCAGGAGCTTTCAGCCTTGGACTCATCGAGGGTGTGGCCGAGGCCACAGCCGCTATCCTCAAAATTGTTTCAGGCTACCTGACGGACAGGTCAGGGAAGAAAAAGCCCTTCATTCTTGCCGGGTACAGCCTGTCCTCTTCGGTGCGCCCCCTCATCGGCCTGGCCACGGCCTGGCCTGTGGTTCTTGTCCTGAGATTCATGGACAGAGTGGGCAAAGGTATCAGGACCTCGCCGCGGGACACCCTGATTGCCGAGGTCACTGAGTCCGGATTCAGGGGCCGGGCCTACGGCTTTCACCGGGCTATGGATCATGCTGGTGCGGTCTTTGGTCCTCTGGCCGCAGTCCTTCTGCTGAAGGGTTTCGGGCTTTCGCTGCGATGGGTGTTTCTCCTGTCCGCGTTTCCCGCAGTCATGGTTATCGTGATTATCCTCTTTTTCGTCCGGGAGAAGGAAACCGATCCTGGAGGGGCCAGTCCCCAGAAGGGGCCGGTCAAAGGGGAAACTGACCAAAGGGCTGCTTTGGGAAGCGGTTTCAGGCTGTTTCTCCTGGCAGTCATCACCTTTACCCTTGGCAATTCCACCGATGCCTTCCTCCTGCTCAGGCTCAACATGGCCGGCGTGGGAGCGGCAGGAGCTGCGGTGTTGTGGGCGATATTCCACGTGGTGAAAATGGCTTCAACCTACGCCGGAGGAAGACTTTCCGACAGCCTTGGCCGAAAATCCATGATTATTGCCGGCTGGGCTTACTATGCCGGGATATATCTTCTGTTTGCTTATTTACAAGGCAGGATGGCTTTGATTACGGTCTTTCTGCTCTATGGCCTTTACTTTGGCCTGACTGAACCTGCCGAGCGGGCTCTGGTGGCCTCATTCGCTCCGCAGGCTTTGAGGGGAAAAGCATTCGGCTATTATCATGGTGCAATCGGCCTTGCCTCGTTACCGTCCAGCCTTATCTTTGGCCTGATATGGCAGAGATGGGGCTATCAATACGCCTTTATCATGGGGGCAGGTTTTGCCCTGCTTGGGTGTGCGCTCGTCCAGGCAGCGGCATCTGCCAGGGCGGCAGGCTAA